The stretch of DNA AAAGTTGATCGCACCGCCAGGGGTGAGGGACAGGGTGCTTTTTTGCACCTCGGGGGCATGGGAGACGATCGCACTGGCGGGGGCCAATCCGTCAAACAGCGCGATCCAGCCCAAAATCGTCAGGCTGGCCAGGGCCGGGGCCAGCCATCGCTGGTGCTGGAGCGAACCTACGGGCTGCCCCTGGCGGTACTGGTGGGCGATCGCTAAAAACTCGTAGGTGGCGATCGCCATAGGAAACGCCAGCATGTACTGCCGTGAAGCGATCGCTAGCACAAAGGCCAGGCCGCTCAGCCAGTGGCGATCGCGCACATAGGCCACAAACCCCAGCAGCACCCAGGTACAGGCAATCATTTCGGTGTAGAGCCGGCCGCTGAGAAACAAAAAATACGGGCACAAAAAAAGACCAATCAAACAGACAATGGCCCGACCGCCCTTTTGTTTGCTGGGCCAGCCAATGATCGCCACAATGACGAGCGACAGCATGAGATTGAGCAATCGCCCCGCCACCATACCCTGGCCAAACAGGTATTCCAGAAAACCAAACATCATGAAAGGCAGGGGGGTATTTAAGCTGTGATATTCCCGCAGGTCTGAGAGCGTCGGTAGCAGACTATCGCTAAAGGTCAGGCTCGACTTCCAAAAATTGACTTCATCCCAGTAGGGCGGCCCCTGCAAAAAATCGAGCCAGGCCACAATCGCCAGATAGATAACGGTGATGCCGCCAAGAAAGAGCATCTTTTGCTGGGAATGGCTGAAGGATTGCAGTTTCATGCGGAAAAGAGATCTTTGAACATAGACAACGGCGGGTGGGCATTCACATCAATAGCATGCCCGCTAAGCATGGCAAATCCGACTCAGTGAACTAGGACTAGCAGGAAGCGGTTGAGGTTGAGGGAGTGGCTTTCTGCTGGCTGCGCTCCCAGAAAAAGCCCGCCACGTTGGCTACCTGGGACAAAAATAGCAGCCCCGACAACGCCACCGCCTGAATTTGAGGTTGACGCGTAAGCGGGTAGATCAGCAGCTGCCAGTAAAACCGCAGCGGCTCCACCTTGACCTGCTCATCAATCCGACGAGACCTGACCTGGTGAAAGCAGTAGGCCCCGCGCCCGTAGTTAAAGTGCTGCCGCCAAAATCGCCGCAGCGACAGGTGGTGGGTATGTCTGACCTTGGCCGTCGGTGCATAGACCAGGGGGAGGCCCAGCTGGAGCCAGCGATCGCAAAATTCGCGGTCTTCCCCCGCCGCCAGCGGAAAGGAAGTGTCGAACCCGCCGCTCTGGCGGAACTGCTCGGTCGCCATCGCAAAGTTGTTGGAGGCAAAAAAGCTGGGCTGGTGGCGACTGTTGTAGTAGTCGTACAGGTAGTCGATTAGGAGCTGGCTAGCGGTTGAAAACAGGTTTTCAGGCAGGGCGTTCACGGTGTAGCCGCCCACCAGCGCCTTGGGCTGCGGCTGCAGCGCGGCCTCTAGGGCCGTGAGCCAGTCGGGGTAGGGCTGGCAGTCGTCGTCGGTAAACACCAGGTACTGCCCCTGGGCCTGGGCTGCCCCGGTGTTGCGAGCGCAGGCGGGGCCGCTGTTGTTTTGACGCAGCAGGGTGAGGTTGAGGGTCAACTTGAAGGGCTCTGCCACCGGGGCGATGGGCGGGCTGCTGCCGTCGTCTACCACGATTACCTCGAAGCGATCGCGGGGATAGCTTAGCTCGGCCAAGCTTTGCAGACAGCTCGATAGGCGATCAGGCCGATTATAGGTGGGAATCACGATCGAGAAGAGCAAAGAGTTTTTCATCGAGTTTTCCATGGAGCTAAACCATCATAACTGTTTCACTTTTCGCTTTAGCCAGAGAACAATGCCGAGCATAGCGGTAAACGAGTTGTCTATCGTGGACAGAAATAAGCGGCCTGGGAGATCAATTTGACCATCCTCTACCAAAAATAAATTCAGCCACAGCAGAGAATTTCCTTTGGGCAATGCCTAATTCATGGGAATTAAACTCGCCCAAGGTAAGAAAGCCAAGGGGAATGAGGGCAGCTAATACCGAAAGCTGAAGCAGCAGTAGAATTCCCTCAGAGGACCAGCTAGATGCCAAAGTATAAAAAATGAGGCTCAGGCCAACGCTGCGAAGCAATGTACTGAAACTGGGGATAATTTTCCAGTAAACATAAACAGCATAGACCGTAGCCAATGCACCCAGAGTAGCTACAGCACTCGATACCCAAGCGGCCCCAATTGAACCAATACGCGGAATAAGTACCCAGTGCCCTACGATCGCGATCGGGACCAGAGGCCCGACCAGGGCAAAGGTCCAGTTTGGTTTTCCAGCCGCCGTAAGAATTGAGGTGGTCACCGAAATCATGGCTAATGAAATAGCCCCAAAGATGAGTACCGACAAAAAGGATGCTGTTTCTAAAAACGTGTTGCCAAAGATCAGCGTGACAATTTGAGTAGCAGATCCTGCCATTAAGCTGGCAAAAGGAATCATCAGCAAGATTGCTCTCATCGCCTCCCGACTCATATTTTTGGCCGCAGCCAAATCTTCTTTAAACAGGGTACGAGTCAGGGTCGACAGCAACAGTGGCGAAAAGGCCAGCGTAAACATTCCGGGGATCAACGCCAGATTTTGAGCAGCGCCATAAAACCCAACTTGAGCCGCCGTGCCACCAAAAATTTGGAGTGCAAACAAATCTAGCTTCTCGTACAAGCGCAGGCTCATGGAAAGCATGAACAGTGGCACGGCATATCCCCACAGTTTTCCGATGGGAAAGGAGGATGGGCTAAACAGGGTGGGGCGAATGTAGAATCTGCTCAGCAGTAGCTCCACCAGAGATGCACCCAGGCTGCCCAGAATTGCCCCTTCAATTGAGAGCCCCATCGCTACCAGAGCTACAATCAGCAGCAGACGTGCAATCCAACGTCCGGCTGTGGTGATAGCCCGCTGCGTAAACCCGCCTGTGCCCACTAAAATACTGCGGTGTACATAGCCTAGGCAAAACAGGGGAATGTCTAGGGAAAATAGCCTGAGGTAGTTGGCAGTGGCGGGTTCATTCAAAAATGCCGCGATCGGGTCGGCCAGCAGCCAAATCAGTGTAGTAAACCCGCAGCCCGCCAAGAGATGTAGTTGCAGCACCTTTGTTCCAATCGGCCGCCAATCCTCTGCCTCTCCCACAAACTTAATCGTCGTTCGGGTAAAGGCAGAGGTCACTGTCCAGCCAATCCAGGACATCAATGATGCAACCAGCGTAAACAGTCCGTACCCCTCTGGGCCTAGATTGCGTGTCAGAAAGCCCGAAGTAATAATTCCAGTTGGCAAAAGCAGAGCTTCGGCCAAGAAAATCTGGATGGTTCCACTAACCAGTTGTCGTTTTGTATGGGAAACTGCGGGAGACATACGGTTAGCCACATTGAATACATCCGATCGGACCCTCGACGATAGATAGACGGGTAAAAACAGTCGTACTATCGGTTGGCCTAGGCCTCAAAATATTTTTCGAGAATGTCGTCATTCAGCAGCAGCCGAGGACGAACAAAGCCAATTCCCAACCCGACTAGAAATAGCCCGTAGGATGCCAGCACCACAGGAAGGGCAAGGGGCAGGGAGACTAACCGTTTAGGATCCTCTACGATCAGCCGGTAGGTGCGTTGCAAGACTTCCCTGGTTTTCCTGACCGTAATGCCGACGCAGGCCACTAGGTCAAACAGAGGATTGGCTACTAGCTGATCCTTTTGCTCTGGGTTTCCAGTCATTCTGGCCACAGCCAGAGCATCGTAACCGAGCAGTAGAAACCGCCAGAAAAAGTGGGAGAGTCCATTCGGTGCTGCATGAACAGCCCGAGCTGAAGGTTGTTGCCAAATCTGGTAGCCTTTGTTCGCTAATGAGTGGGCATGGACTACGCAGTTTCCTCGATAGATAGGAAGATCGCAGGGAATCGGGTGACTCAACAAAAACTTTTGTCTAAAAGCAACGTTGTTGCAAAAGTAGTTGGCGGAGCAATCCAGTTCCCTTTTGCGAGAAAACCTAGGGAAAATATAGGTTATTGCAATGCCTATGTCGTAGGCACTGGAAGCTGCAAGAGATGTTTCGCCAGCTACAACCTGGATCTCAGGGTCGAGGGCAAAGGGTGTCAAAAGGCTACGCAACCAGGAGGATTCATACTGGCAATCTGAGTCACACAGAACTAATATTTCTCCTGTCACTAACGAAAACCCTTTCATCTTGGCCTCGTAGTAATTAGTACCAGCCTCAATCTTTCTGACCTTCAGCCAAGTATACCGAGCGCATAGCTGCTGCATGACCTCTTCAGGCACATCACCACTTTCAAGAATCAAAACCTCATTGGCCTGATCGGGCGATAAATCTTGAGCGGCTAACGTGTCCAGACACTGGGACAATCCATCAATTTCGGCAGTAGACAAGTTTTCGGTCTCAACAACAATAGAAAAGCTGGGTAGTTTTACACCGTGTTCTAATTGTGTGGCCATTATGGCTATCTCCTATATCTCTTGAAAGTTGTCAATTTTCACGTCGCTCTGGAATTGTTTTTACATTGAGGTAAAGGGCTGTCAGCTCAAGCTTCGATCTCTTATACTCGACTCGAAGTCCTGCCCAGTTTAAGTCTCACTACTTCCCAGGCGCTGATGTAGCGCACCATCACCATCACTAGTGAAACCTTAAGTTTTTGATTCAGGTTTTTTAGCCGCCCATCGCCAAAGGCATTGACCACAAAAAAGACCGGCGGCACCAAGTTTTTTAGCAACGCTTGCACAAACATACGCTGGCGCTGACCAAGAGACTTAGCCTGTTTGAGCTGCACCTCGTAGTAGCCACCTGCTAGTCGTACCGTGCGCTGATATAGTTCCCTCAACAATCGCCGTGCCGGATGATCTACCTGAACTTCATCGGCGTAGACCTGCTGAAATCCGGCTTCGAATACCCGTTGTCCCCACTCCAGGTCGCCGTTTGACTTCAGCTGCATGTCGAAAGGTCCCACCTGGTCAATCACCCGTCGCCAGGTGATAGCGTTGGCGGTGGCCCCGCCGTGATGGTCACGCAAAAGCTGCTCCTGGGGAAAGGCCGTCAGGCTCTCAAAAAGCTCCACTGCCGTAGGATGCTGGGGGTCGGCAAAAAATAAGTTGATCCGCCCTACAACCAGTCCACAGTTAGGATCCTGACTTAGTCTGGCTACGCCCCGCTCCAGCCAGTCGACTGCAGGAACACAGTCGGCATCGGTAAAGGCAATCACCTCTCCCTTGGCCACCGCCAGGCCCCGGTTGCGGGCAGCGTAGGAGCCGGGTCTGGTTTCGACCACCAGGGTGGCGTTGTCGTAGGCGGTGACCAGGGTCTTGAGCCCCGCCAGGTCGTCAGAGCCATTGTCGACCACGATGATTTCAAACCGCGATCGCGGGTAGGTTTGCTGGGCTAGGGCGGCTAAACACTGCTGCAGCCGCTCCCCGTCGTTGAAGACGGGGATAATCACCGATACAAAGGGAGCGTCAGAGCGGTGCATAGCGCGTCCTTTTGGTTGCCTAGGCCGCCTGGGACAGCGATCGCCCGGCGGTAACCAGCTCGGCACCCTGCTTCAGCTTTGACCACTCCTGGTCAGTAAAGTTCTCGTGGTATGAGCGCTCGACATTAATGTTCCAAATGTCGTGGTTTTCGCCGACGATGTTGCGGGCCGCCAGCAGGGCGGACAGCATGGAGTGGTCCTGGTTGTTATAGCGGTGCATGCCATTGCGACCCACGGTTTGCAGGTTTTCAAACCCACGGATGTAGTCCTCCAGCACCTTGAGATGCTGACGGTACTCACCGTCGTACACCGGGTAGGCCTTAAACTGGCGAATCACGCAGCCGTCCTCCACATCGCTGAGGGCTACACCCAGACCCAGACGGGCAATCTCACCGGAGGCCAGGGCAATTAGCTTTTCGTCGGACATTTCCCACAGCTCATCCCCCTGACTGCAAAAATACTCCATGCCCAAGCAGGTTTTGCTGGGGTCAGGCACCATTTCCGGGCTCCAGTTCTTGAAGTTTTGAATTCGCCCCACTTTAAATTCAGGGCTGTGGATGTACAGCCAGTTATCAGGGAAGAGATCGGGCTGATCGATAATCAGCGACACGATTAAAAAGTCGCGGTACTTGAGCCCTCGGGCGGCGGCCAGCACCTCCTCGGGCGGCATTGGATCGAGGCGATGAACCAGCAGCGAAATGGGCATCGAGTTGATGAAGTGCTCCCCCACCAGGTCGAAGGTTTTGCCGTCTTTTTGGGCGACAATCTTGGTAATGCGCTTACCCTCGCGCTCAACCCGCACAACCTCGGTGTCAAGATGCACCGGGGAACCATGGCGATCGAGCAATTCCTGGCAGCGCTCCCACATCATGCC from Leptolyngbya sp. KIOST-1 encodes:
- a CDS encoding glycosyltransferase family 2 protein; this translates as MKNSLLFSIVIPTYNRPDRLSSCLQSLAELSYPRDRFEVIVVDDGSSPPIAPVAEPFKLTLNLTLLRQNNSGPACARNTGAAQAQGQYLVFTDDDCQPYPDWLTALEAALQPQPKALVGGYTVNALPENLFSTASQLLIDYLYDYYNSRHQPSFFASNNFAMATEQFRQSGGFDTSFPLAAGEDREFCDRWLQLGLPLVYAPTAKVRHTHHLSLRRFWRQHFNYGRGAYCFHQVRSRRIDEQVKVEPLRFYWQLLIYPLTRQPQIQAVALSGLLFLSQVANVAGFFWERSQQKATPSTSTASC
- a CDS encoding oligosaccharide flippase family protein, with the translated sequence MSPAVSHTKRQLVSGTIQIFLAEALLLPTGIITSGFLTRNLGPEGYGLFTLVASLMSWIGWTVTSAFTRTTIKFVGEAEDWRPIGTKVLQLHLLAGCGFTTLIWLLADPIAAFLNEPATANYLRLFSLDIPLFCLGYVHRSILVGTGGFTQRAITTAGRWIARLLLIVALVAMGLSIEGAILGSLGASLVELLLSRFYIRPTLFSPSSFPIGKLWGYAVPLFMLSMSLRLYEKLDLFALQIFGGTAAQVGFYGAAQNLALIPGMFTLAFSPLLLSTLTRTLFKEDLAAAKNMSREAMRAILLMIPFASLMAGSATQIVTLIFGNTFLETASFLSVLIFGAISLAMISVTTSILTAAGKPNWTFALVGPLVPIAIVGHWVLIPRIGSIGAAWVSSAVATLGALATVYAVYVYWKIIPSFSTLLRSVGLSLIFYTLASSWSSEGILLLLQLSVLAALIPLGFLTLGEFNSHELGIAQRKFSAVAEFIFGRGWSN
- a CDS encoding glycosyltransferase translates to MATQLEHGVKLPSFSIVVETENLSTAEIDGLSQCLDTLAAQDLSPDQANEVLILESGDVPEEVMQQLCARYTWLKVRKIEAGTNYYEAKMKGFSLVTGEILVLCDSDCQYESSWLRSLLTPFALDPEIQVVAGETSLAASSAYDIGIAITYIFPRFSRKRELDCSANYFCNNVAFRQKFLLSHPIPCDLPIYRGNCVVHAHSLANKGYQIWQQPSARAVHAAPNGLSHFFWRFLLLGYDALAVARMTGNPEQKDQLVANPLFDLVACVGITVRKTREVLQRTYRLIVEDPKRLVSLPLALPVVLASYGLFLVGLGIGFVRPRLLLNDDILEKYFEA
- a CDS encoding glycosyltransferase, which codes for MHRSDAPFVSVIIPVFNDGERLQQCLAALAQQTYPRSRFEIIVVDNGSDDLAGLKTLVTAYDNATLVVETRPGSYAARNRGLAVAKGEVIAFTDADCVPAVDWLERGVARLSQDPNCGLVVGRINLFFADPQHPTAVELFESLTAFPQEQLLRDHHGGATANAITWRRVIDQVGPFDMQLKSNGDLEWGQRVFEAGFQQVYADEVQVDHPARRLLRELYQRTVRLAGGYYEVQLKQAKSLGQRQRMFVQALLKNLVPPVFFVVNAFGDGRLKNLNQKLKVSLVMVMVRYISAWEVVRLKLGRTSSRV
- a CDS encoding NAD(P)/FAD-dependent oxidoreductase, which encodes MQSSPVVIIGGGPAGLTAGYELMKHGKKSVVLEKADKVGGISRTETYKGYRFDIGGHRFFTKVGEVQAVWKEILGDDFIQTPRMSRIYYDNKFYDYPLSLIKTLKNLGPVTSALILFSYLKAKGHKYLNPDFEAETFEEWVIDCFGERLYRIFFKTYTEKVWGIPCSQIRADWAAQRIQNMSLKQAVINAVFGSQNAKSLIKKFDYPRLGPGMMWERCQELLDRHGSPVHLDTEVVRVEREGKRITKIVAQKDGKTFDLVGEHFINSMPISLLVHRLDPMPPEEVLAAARGLKYRDFLIVSLIIDQPDLFPDNWLYIHSPEFKVGRIQNFKNWSPEMVPDPSKTCLGMEYFCSQGDELWEMSDEKLIALASGEIARLGLGVALSDVEDGCVIRQFKAYPVYDGEYRQHLKVLEDYIRGFENLQTVGRNGMHRYNNQDHSMLSALLAARNIVGENHDIWNINVERSYHENFTDQEWSKLKQGAELVTAGRSLSQAA